Proteins encoded within one genomic window of Streptomyces profundus:
- the ileS gene encoding isoleucine--tRNA ligase has translation MTQYRPVPPQVELPALEHEVLDLWERDKTFARSLEQSEGRPEWVFYEGPPTANGRPGTHHIEARVFKDVFPRYRTMRGFHVTRKAGWDCHGLPVELAVEKELGFTGKQDIEAYGIAEFNARCRESVTRHTDVFQELTTRMGYWVDLPGAYRTMDPEYIESVWWSLKQIFEKGLLAQDHRVAPWCPRCETGLSDHELAQGYETVVDPSVFVRLPLTSGPLAGRAALLVWTTTPWTLVSNTAVAAHPEVTYVVATDGEERLVVAEALVGKALGEGWEPTGESFSGAEMERWGYQRPFELLDFGGAEAHYVVTADYVTTEDGTGLVHQSPAFGEDDLLTCRRYGLPVLNPVRSDGTFEEGLGLIGGQFFKKADEALTADLAARGLLFAHVAYEHSYPHCWRCHTPLLYYAQPSWYIRTTRIREQLLRENERTNWYPESVKHGRYGDWLSNNVDWALSRNRYWGTPLPIWTCPDGHLTCVGSRAELTELTGVDQSELDPHRPFVDAVTFDCPDESCGQTARRVPEVIDGWYDSGAMPFAQWGYPYRNREQFDRHYPAQYISEGIDQTRGWFYTLMAVGTLVFDRSPYESVVCLGLILAEDGRKMSKHLGNILEPIPLMERHGADAVRWFMAAGGSPWAARRVGHGTIQEVVRKTLLTYWNTVAFQALYARTAGWSPGRGDPAPADRPLLDRWVLSELNALVKMVTEAMENFDTQRTGKLISTFVDDLSNWYVRRSRRRFWQADPAALRTLHEVLETVTRLMAPLVPFITERVWQDLVVPVTPGAADSVHLSSWPEADLSLVEPDLSSDMLLVRRLVELGRATRAESGVKTRQPLSRALVAAQGFELLGDDLREQIAEELNVVALGGLAEMGGSLVDTSAKANFRALGRRFGKGTQPVAKAIAEADAAELSAALRVGSATVEVNGETVALTPEEVIITETPREGWSVASDTGATVALDLEVTPELRRAGLARDVIRLVQEARKNSGLEVADRIAVRWQAEDPELARALVDHQALISSEVLAPDFAEGQGDDTYLAPFGEETLGATFRLRRV, from the coding sequence ATGACGCAGTACCGCCCTGTACCACCCCAGGTGGAGTTGCCAGCCCTCGAACACGAGGTGCTCGACCTCTGGGAGCGGGACAAGACGTTCGCTCGCAGCCTGGAGCAGTCCGAGGGGCGCCCCGAGTGGGTGTTCTACGAGGGGCCGCCCACCGCCAACGGCCGACCCGGCACCCATCACATCGAGGCCCGGGTCTTCAAGGACGTCTTTCCCCGCTACCGGACCATGCGCGGCTTCCATGTCACCCGCAAGGCCGGCTGGGACTGCCACGGCCTGCCGGTCGAGCTGGCCGTGGAGAAGGAGCTCGGCTTCACGGGCAAGCAGGACATCGAGGCGTACGGCATCGCGGAGTTCAACGCCCGATGCCGCGAGTCGGTGACCCGCCACACCGACGTGTTCCAGGAGCTCACCACCCGCATGGGGTACTGGGTGGACCTGCCGGGCGCCTACCGCACGATGGATCCCGAGTACATCGAGTCGGTGTGGTGGTCGCTCAAGCAGATCTTCGAGAAGGGGCTGCTCGCCCAGGACCACCGGGTGGCGCCCTGGTGCCCCCGCTGTGAGACGGGCCTCTCGGACCACGAGCTGGCCCAGGGCTACGAGACGGTCGTCGACCCGTCCGTCTTCGTCCGTCTCCCGCTCACCTCGGGCCCGCTGGCCGGTCGGGCGGCGCTGCTGGTGTGGACCACCACGCCGTGGACGTTGGTCTCCAACACGGCCGTCGCCGCGCACCCCGAGGTGACCTATGTGGTGGCGACCGACGGCGAGGAGCGCCTGGTCGTCGCCGAGGCGCTGGTCGGGAAGGCCCTCGGCGAGGGCTGGGAGCCGACGGGCGAGTCCTTCAGCGGCGCCGAGATGGAGCGCTGGGGCTACCAACGCCCGTTCGAGCTGCTGGACTTCGGCGGCGCGGAGGCGCACTACGTGGTGACCGCCGACTACGTCACCACCGAGGACGGCACGGGCCTGGTGCACCAGTCGCCCGCCTTCGGCGAGGACGACCTGCTCACCTGCCGGCGCTACGGCCTGCCGGTGCTCAACCCGGTCCGCTCCGACGGCACCTTCGAGGAGGGGCTCGGCCTGATCGGCGGCCAGTTCTTCAAGAAGGCCGACGAGGCGCTGACCGCCGACCTGGCGGCGCGCGGCCTGCTCTTCGCGCATGTGGCGTACGAGCACAGCTACCCGCACTGCTGGCGCTGCCACACCCCGCTGCTGTACTACGCACAGCCGTCGTGGTACATCCGCACCACCCGGATCAGGGAGCAGTTGCTCCGCGAGAACGAGCGCACCAACTGGTATCCGGAGTCGGTCAAACACGGTCGCTACGGCGACTGGCTCAGCAACAACGTGGACTGGGCGCTCTCCCGCAACCGTTACTGGGGCACGCCGCTGCCCATCTGGACCTGCCCGGACGGCCATCTCACCTGTGTGGGATCGCGCGCCGAGCTGACCGAGCTGACCGGGGTCGACCAGTCCGAGCTCGATCCGCACCGCCCCTTCGTCGACGCGGTCACCTTCGACTGCCCGGACGAGAGCTGTGGGCAGACGGCGCGGCGGGTGCCGGAGGTGATCGACGGCTGGTACGACTCCGGCGCGATGCCGTTCGCGCAGTGGGGGTACCCGTACCGCAACCGCGAGCAGTTCGACCGGCACTACCCGGCGCAGTACATCTCCGAGGGCATCGACCAGACGCGTGGCTGGTTCTACACGTTGATGGCCGTCGGCACCCTGGTCTTCGACCGGTCGCCCTACGAGTCGGTGGTCTGCCTGGGGCTGATCCTGGCCGAGGACGGCCGGAAGATGTCCAAGCACCTGGGCAACATCCTGGAGCCCATCCCGCTGATGGAGCGGCACGGCGCCGACGCGGTGCGCTGGTTCATGGCGGCCGGCGGCTCCCCGTGGGCCGCGCGCCGGGTGGGGCACGGCACCATCCAGGAGGTGGTGCGCAAGACGCTGCTCACCTACTGGAACACGGTCGCCTTCCAGGCCCTCTACGCCCGCACCGCCGGCTGGTCGCCCGGCCGGGGCGACCCGGCCCCCGCCGACCGGCCGCTGTTGGACCGTTGGGTGCTCAGCGAGCTGAACGCGCTGGTCAAGATGGTCACCGAGGCCATGGAGAACTTCGACACCCAGCGCACCGGCAAGCTGATCTCCACCTTCGTCGACGATCTCTCCAACTGGTATGTGCGCCGCTCCCGGCGTCGTTTCTGGCAGGCGGACCCGGCGGCGCTGCGCACCCTGCACGAGGTGCTGGAGACGGTCACCCGGCTGATGGCCCCGCTGGTCCCGTTCATCACGGAACGCGTCTGGCAGGACCTGGTGGTCCCGGTCACCCCGGGGGCGGCCGACTCGGTGCACCTGTCCTCCTGGCCGGAGGCGGACCTCTCGCTGGTCGAACCAGACCTCTCCAGTGACATGTTGCTGGTGCGCAGGTTGGTGGAGCTGGGCCGGGCCACCCGCGCCGAGTCGGGCGTGAAGACCAGGCAGCCGCTGTCCCGCGCGCTGGTCGCCGCCCAGGGCTTCGAGCTGCTCGGCGACGACCTGCGGGAACAGATCGCCGAGGAGTTGAACGTGGTGGCCCTCGGTGGCCTGGCCGAGATGGGCGGCTCGCTCGTCGACACCTCGGCCAAGGCCAACTTCCGCGCCCTGGGCCGTCGCTTCGGCAAAGGCACCCAGCCGGTGGCGAAGGCCATCGCCGAGGCGGACGCGGCCGAGCTGTCCGCCGCCCTGCGCGTCGGCTCGGCCACCGTGGAGGTGAACGGCGAGACCGTGGCGCTGACGCCGGAAGAGGTGATCATCACGGAGACCCCGCGCGAGGGCTGGTCGGTGGCCTCCGACACCGGTGCCACGGTGGCGCTCGACCTGGAGGTGACCCCGGAGTTGCGGCGAGCGGGGCTGGCGCGGGATGTGATCCGGCTGGTGCAGGAGGCGCGCAAGAACAGCGGCCTTGAGGTCGCCGACCGGATCGCGGTGCGCTGGCAGGCCGAGGACCCGGAGCTGGCGCGGGCGCTCGTCGACCACCAGGCGCTGATCAGCAGCGAGGTGCTGGCGCCCGACTTCGCCGAGGGCCAGGGGGACGACACATACCTCGCCCCGTTCGGCGAGGAGACGCTGGGCGCCACCTTCCGGCTGCGTCGCGTCTGA
- a CDS encoding DivIVA domain-containing protein → MPLSPEDVRNKQFTTVRLREGYDEDEVDAFLDEVEAELTRLLRENEDLRAKLAAATRAAAQNQQNMRKPEPQEQRPGGPMPAISGPQQPQQQQQMGGPPQLPAGPGGPGPMGGPGGPGPMGGPGGPGGPGGPGPMGGHGGPGPMGGPGGPGQQQHPGAPVPMGGHGGPGGPGPMGGPGGPGPMGGPGGPGGPGPMGGHGGPGQMPQPSGGNESAARVLSLAQQTADQAIAEARSEANKIVGEARSRAEGLERDARAKADALERDAQEKHRVAMGSLESARATLERKVEDLRGFEREYRTRLKSYLESQLRQLESQSDDSLAPPRSPAAPAPSLPPSPQPSLASAGAPTGGPGNGTLGGHQSLGGNQQMASHGGGHVGHGSHGGPGGPGGPPSYGGQQQMSPAMTQPMAPVRPQGPQPMQQAPSPMRGFLIDEDDN, encoded by the coding sequence ATGCCGCTGAGCCCCGAGGACGTGCGGAACAAGCAGTTCACAACCGTCCGTCTGCGAGAAGGCTACGACGAGGACGAGGTCGACGCCTTCCTCGACGAGGTCGAGGCGGAGCTGACCCGGCTGCTGCGCGAGAACGAGGATCTGCGCGCCAAGCTGGCCGCGGCCACGCGAGCCGCCGCACAGAACCAACAGAACATGCGGAAACCCGAGCCGCAGGAGCAGCGCCCCGGCGGGCCGATGCCGGCCATATCGGGACCGCAACAGCCGCAGCAGCAACAGCAGATGGGCGGCCCACCGCAACTGCCGGCGGGCCCGGGTGGTCCTGGTCCGATGGGTGGTCCCGGTGGTCCCGGCCCGATGGGCGGCCCGGGTGGCCCCGGCGGTCCCGGCGGTCCCGGTCCCATGGGTGGACACGGCGGCCCCGGTCCGATGGGCGGCCCCGGCGGTCCCGGGCAGCAGCAACACCCGGGCGCCCCGGTCCCGATGGGCGGTCACGGCGGCCCGGGTGGTCCTGGTCCGATGGGTGGTCCCGGTGGTCCCGGCCCGATGGGCGGCCCGGGTGGCCCCGGCGGCCCTGGTCCGATGGGTGGCCACGGCGGCCCCGGCCAGATGCCCCAGCCGAGCGGTGGCAACGAGAGTGCCGCGCGCGTGCTGTCGCTGGCGCAGCAGACCGCCGACCAGGCGATCGCGGAGGCCCGTTCCGAGGCCAACAAGATCGTCGGTGAGGCGCGCAGCCGCGCCGAGGGCCTGGAGCGGGACGCCCGCGCCAAGGCCGACGCCCTGGAGCGGGACGCGCAGGAGAAGCACCGCGTGGCGATGGGCTCGTTGGAGTCGGCCCGCGCGACGCTGGAGCGCAAGGTCGAGGACCTGCGCGGCTTCGAGCGCGAGTACCGCACCCGGTTGAAGTCGTATCTGGAGAGCCAGCTGCGCCAGTTGGAGAGCCAGTCGGACGACTCGCTCGCGCCGCCGCGCTCGCCCGCCGCTCCCGCGCCCTCCCTGCCGCCGTCCCCGCAGCCCTCGTTGGCCTCCGCGGGTGCGCCGACGGGCGGTCCCGGCAACGGCACCCTCGGCGGGCACCAGTCGCTCGGCGGGAACCAGCAGATGGCCTCGCACGGCGGTGGGCACGTGGGGCATGGCTCGCACGGTGGTCCCGGCGGTCCCGGCGGCCCCCCCTCCTACGGCGGTCAGCAGCAGATGTCCCCGGCCATGACCCAGCCCATGGCTCCGGTCAGGCCGCAGGGTCCGCAGCCGATGCAGCAGGCGCCGTCGCCGATGCGTGGCTTCCTGATCGACGAGGACGACAACTGA
- a CDS encoding YggT family protein, which yields MGIVQQVLLIALYCFLALLLFRLVMDWVQMFARSWHPGKPMIVALEATYTVTDPPLKTLRKVIPPLRFGGVALDLSFFVLMIIVYILINVVASL from the coding sequence ATGGGCATCGTTCAACAAGTGCTGTTGATCGCCTTGTACTGCTTCCTGGCGTTGCTGCTCTTCCGTTTGGTGATGGACTGGGTGCAGATGTTCGCGCGCTCATGGCACCCCGGCAAGCCCATGATTGTCGCCCTGGAAGCCACCTACACTGTCACGGATCCGCCACTGAAGACGCTGCGGAAGGTCATCCCTCCACTGCGCTTCGGGGGTGTGGCGCTTGATCTGTCCTTCTTCGTGTTGATGATCATCGTCTACATCCTGATCAACGTCGTGGCCAGCCTGTGA